From Nerophis ophidion isolate RoL-2023_Sa linkage group LG15, RoL_Noph_v1.0, whole genome shotgun sequence, one genomic window encodes:
- the rnf6 gene encoding E3 ubiquitin-protein ligase RNF6 produces the protein MAMDPPGRQAERLRREEAYYHFINELSEDEYRLMRDSNLLGTPGEVTAEELQQRLDGAKERESSQPSSERRLPAAEPLAQQGGSGEDRGSAGRPGAGALGEPETSNGDSLLEWLNTFRRTGNATRSGQSGNQTWRAVSRTNPNSGEFRFSLEININHDHPEAGEHADTLDSAEQHPAAAPSAPSQRLSGFGAPRPAPYPSPRPALSRRMQPRRTRSSTLPVRPPALVVSPPPTLDPSAPSPHAAPDAGLAQGRDDVTLSLDCPRVSPQSGSEAPATEQDARRTRTRGRSRRAASRRSRSPLHRSPVTTSTSTSSVRIVNIASGTGSVSVETAAEPAAETEPAGERENESHSGAAGASSVRRHPTIMLDLQVRRIRPGENRDRDSIASRTRSRARVAENTVTFESDSGGFRRTISRSERAGIRTYVSTIRIPLRRISETGLGEPNSTALRSILRQIMTGFGELSSLMETEAESESVAPSHMDVSVTNSGATHENASVQVGSGGLDPERVGPAGAEEEQEGQARLGGAQVSAPTSRDTNNLVENGTLPILRLAQFFLLNDEEDDEHPRGLTKEQIDHLATRSYGQVSLEGEAGRACSVCINEYAQGNKLRRLPCSHEFHIHCIDRWLSENNTCPICRQPVLAPRRE, from the exons GCAAAGGAGCGCGAGTCATCTCAGCCCAGCAGCGAGCGCCGCTTGCCTGCCGCTGAGCCGCTGGCACAGCAGGGCGGCAGCGGGGAGGACAGGGGGTCCGCGGGGAGACCAGGAGCAG GGGCCCTGGGAGAGCCAGAGACCTCCAACGGAGACTCCTTACTGGAGTGGCTCAACACCTTCAGGCGCACTGGCAACGCCACCCGCAGCGGGCAGAGCGGCAACCAGACATGGCGCGCTGTCAGCCGGACCAACCCCAACAGCGGGGAGTTCCGCTTCAGCCTGGAGATCAACATCAACCACGACCATCCCGAGGCGGGGGAGCACGCTGACACTTTGGACTCCGCCGAGCAACATCCCGCCGCCGCTCCCAGCGCACCGTCCCAGCGACTCAGTGGGTTTGGCGCTCCTCGGCCGGCTCCTTACCCCTCCCCCCGGCCCGCCCTCAGCAGGAGGATGCAGCCGCGCCGCACACGCAGCAGCACACTTCCCGTCAGGCCGCCTGCACTTGTGGTTTCTCCGCCTCCCACTCTTGATCCATCAGCACCTTCTCCGCACGCAGCCCCAGATGCGGGCCTGGCGCAGGGCCGCGATGACGTGACCTTATCTCTGGACTGTCCCCGGGTGTCGCCGCAGTCCGGCTCCGAGGCCCCCGCCACAGAGCAAGACGCCCGCAGGACTCGAACACGAGGACGTTCACGCAGGGCCGCGTCACGGCGAAGTCGTTCCCCCCTGCACAGGAGCCCCGTCACCACGTCGACGTCCACATCAAGCGTCCGCATCGTCAACATCGCAAGCGGCACCGGATCCGTCTCCGTGGAGACCGCGGCAGAACCCGCGGCAGAAACGGAGCCGGCTGGCGAGCGTGAGAACGAATCCCATTCCGGCGCGGCGGGAGCTTCATCCGTCCGCCGGCACCCGACCATCATGTTGGACCTGCAGGTGAGAAGGATTCGACCCGGAGAAAACCGCGACCGAGACAGCATCGCTAGCAGGACTCGCTCTCGAGCCCGGGTGGCTGAGAACACGGTGACGTTTGAAAGCGACAGCGGCGGGTTCCGGCGCACCATCTCCAGGTCGGAGCGGGCGGGGATCCGCACCTACGTCAGCACCATCCGCATCCCGCTGCGGCGCATCAGCGAGACCGGCCTGGGGGAGCCCAACTCCACCGCGCTGCGCTCCATCCTGCGGCAGATCATGACGGGCTTCGGAGAGCTGAGCTCGCTCATGGAGACGGAGGCGGAGTCTGAGAGCGTGGCCCCGAGTCACATGGACGTCAGCGTGACCAACAGCGGCGCCACTCACGAGAACGCCTCCGTCCAGGTGGGCTCGGGCGGACTGGACCCCGAGAGGGTGGGGCCGGCGGGGGCCGAGGAGGAGCAGGAGGGCCAGGCCAGGCTCGGGGGGGCCCAGGTGAGCGCCCCCACCAGCAGAGACACCAACAACCTGGTGGAGAACGGCACCCTGCCCATCCTGCGGCTGGCGCAGTTCTTCCTGCTCAACGACGAAGAGGACGACGAGCACCCTCGCGGTCTGACCAAGGAGCAGATCGACCATCTGGCCACGCGCTCCTACGGCCAGGTCAGCCTGGAGGGGGAGGCGGGGCGCGCCTGCAGCGTCTGCATCAACGAGTACGCCCAGGGCAACAAGCTGCGCCGCCTGCCCTGTTCGCACGAGTTCCACATCCACTGCATCGACCGCTGGCTGTCCGAGAACAACACCTGTCCCATCTGCAGGCAGCCCGTCCTGGCGCCGCGTCGCGAGTGA